Proteins encoded in a region of the Haloglomus salinum genome:
- a CDS encoding Ig-like domain-containing protein, whose amino-acid sequence MFENRGSTQVLGFALMFAVTMTTFALYQADVVPDQNEEVEFDHNSAMAGEMGELRAAMQDASTSESAASATLQLSPSYPGRAVAVNPPEPAGRLATSDEHPVYVRGLYSTDERFWDGRSVQYATRHLNYSISYNRITGDEYALEQGMLVKKYANGKTRNLTAAPVNGNRISLTLLGGDYDRTAHRESVEFSPVSTTSRSLTVTAQRTDISGDSSKEDPHIWLPTQLNQDEWTDIADAQDELVSAEVKDSGDSPAPAGNGDYVKLTLKDGQQYDFRVSRVTLGQPASVAPTYLTAPSGTVQIPESGSKPVTVTVRDEYGNPVPGADVTMQVSGNGNLEDTDGNALSNPVQTGPDGQATAVFSGGGSAPGAVEADIGGGPGSYRTVEVDITRPTTTKGQKSIYTSGQMLEDLSGFSELRLSSGRTVPTSDTDCLLLGDTGGGLLGGLLGSLQCDKDSFRTIQGSLLLEKQNNKELQLRYYLFDENGDDNINGHDGATIRIDDEEGDKVFRGELKRGAAKDILRSGGTDILDSNNYKTAKWDGDDGVLFSDPWGKSDPYDSFDDLNLDKAENVFVEQAHGRVTVEAN is encoded by the coding sequence TTGTTCGAGAACCGGGGCTCGACGCAGGTTCTGGGCTTCGCCCTGATGTTCGCGGTCACGATGACCACGTTCGCGCTGTACCAGGCAGACGTGGTCCCCGACCAGAACGAGGAGGTGGAGTTCGACCACAACAGCGCGATGGCGGGTGAGATGGGTGAACTCCGAGCGGCGATGCAGGATGCGAGCACGTCAGAGAGCGCTGCATCCGCGACTCTGCAGCTCAGTCCCTCCTACCCCGGCCGGGCGGTGGCGGTCAACCCGCCCGAGCCCGCAGGCCGTCTCGCCACGAGTGACGAACACCCCGTCTATGTCCGGGGGCTCTACAGTACCGACGAACGGTTCTGGGACGGCCGGTCGGTACAGTACGCGACCCGCCACCTCAACTACTCCATCTCGTACAACCGCATCACGGGCGACGAGTACGCCCTCGAACAGGGGATGCTCGTCAAGAAGTACGCCAACGGGAAGACCCGGAACCTGACTGCGGCGCCGGTCAACGGGAATCGCATCTCCCTGACCCTGCTGGGCGGGGACTACGACCGGACCGCCCATCGAGAGAGCGTCGAGTTCAGCCCGGTGAGCACCACGAGCCGCAGCCTTACCGTCACCGCTCAGCGGACGGACATCTCCGGCGATTCCTCGAAGGAGGACCCGCACATCTGGCTCCCGACGCAGCTGAACCAGGACGAGTGGACCGACATCGCCGACGCACAGGACGAACTGGTGAGCGCCGAGGTGAAGGACAGTGGGGACAGCCCTGCCCCGGCCGGGAACGGTGACTACGTGAAACTGACTCTGAAGGACGGCCAGCAGTACGACTTCCGGGTGTCGCGAGTGACGCTCGGGCAGCCAGCGAGCGTGGCGCCGACGTACCTGACGGCGCCGTCGGGAACCGTCCAGATCCCGGAAAGCGGGTCGAAACCCGTCACGGTCACCGTCCGTGACGAGTACGGCAATCCGGTCCCGGGTGCCGACGTGACCATGCAGGTGTCGGGCAATGGGAACCTGGAGGACACCGACGGTAACGCGCTCTCCAATCCGGTCCAGACTGGGCCGGACGGCCAAGCGACGGCCGTATTCTCCGGCGGCGGATCGGCTCCCGGCGCTGTCGAAGCCGACATCGGCGGCGGCCCGGGGAGTTACCGGACCGTCGAGGTGGACATCACGCGGCCGACGACCACGAAGGGGCAGAAGAGCATCTACACCTCCGGACAGATGCTCGAGGACCTCTCCGGGTTCTCGGAGTTGCGGCTGTCAAGCGGCCGGACCGTTCCCACCAGTGACACGGACTGCCTGCTCCTGGGAGATACCGGTGGCGGACTGCTCGGCGGACTGCTCGGCAGCCTCCAGTGCGACAAGGACTCCTTCCGCACCATCCAGGGGAGTCTCCTGCTCGAAAAGCAGAACAACAAGGAGCTGCAGCTCCGGTACTACCTCTTCGACGAGAACGGGGACGACAATATCAATGGCCACGACGGGGCGACTATCCGAATCGACGACGAGGAGGGCGACAAGGTGTTCCGGGGCGAACTGAAGCGCGGGGCCGCGAAGGACATCCTCCGGTCCGGCGGGACGGACATCCTCGATTCGAACAACTACAAGACCGCGAAGTGGGATGGTGACGACGGCGTCCTGTTCAGTGACCCGTGGGGCAAGAGCGACCCGTACGACTCGTTCGACGACCTGAACCTGGACAAGGCCGAGAACGTATTTGTCGAGCAGGCGCATGGTCGAGTAACCGTCGAGGCGAACTGA
- a CDS encoding Na+/H+ antiporter, producing the protein MAAGFAVPPLVGGLDAVVLAAESGGGALIEETLIQLLPVFIIAAGVGIFVAKVGRFPYTIALLLAGFGLSVLATTTGQFGRLIDIRLSDELIFLVLLPPLLFEGAATTDLERLRRNIVPVIVLAVVGLAIAVVLLGVAGTYVFGAFAPGFTLLLALLFASMALPTDPVSVLALFEELGAPERLSVLVEGESLINDGVGVVLFSTFLVLVEEGAATSRLFDPVELARIGLDVAVVSLGGLVVGFAAGYAVYSVMRELDEHMTEIVLTFVLAYGSFVLAEHYLHVSGVIATVVAGLFIGNRGADYAMSPQTKVSIFNSLETAAFLVNTFIFIMIGVTTPVHTLATHGRLILLAIPLVLLVRAAIVYPLTTLTNQFVEPKVSTAYKHVLVWGGLHGSIPIALVLGLPRELASGAPFPLREELRAMVFGVAAFSLVVQGLTMSNLLDRLGVVTRSEATELYELLIGRARAVDEALEAAERLHAAGEIPGGVYEDFSAEYEREKAALNRAISELLSEQPELAREQLLASERQVLQREKSAIMDAMRKGVVSDDVGERLLEELDLKLDRVRDGESTVAGSEEGYTEFWRRRAEEYGLEAELETAEADDEALEPGHGAEADEKTKEPDE; encoded by the coding sequence ATGGCTGCCGGATTCGCGGTACCGCCGCTCGTCGGAGGCCTCGACGCCGTCGTCCTCGCCGCCGAGAGCGGCGGCGGGGCTCTCATCGAGGAGACGCTCATCCAGCTCCTGCCGGTGTTCATCATCGCTGCCGGGGTCGGCATCTTCGTCGCCAAGGTCGGCCGGTTCCCATACACCATCGCGCTGTTGCTCGCCGGCTTCGGCCTCTCCGTGCTCGCGACCACGACCGGGCAGTTCGGCCGACTCATCGACATCCGGCTCTCCGACGAACTCATCTTCCTGGTCCTGTTGCCACCGCTCCTGTTCGAGGGCGCGGCGACGACGGACCTCGAACGGCTCAGGCGCAACATCGTCCCCGTCATCGTGCTGGCCGTCGTCGGCCTCGCCATCGCCGTCGTCCTGCTGGGCGTGGCGGGGACGTACGTCTTCGGCGCGTTCGCCCCCGGGTTCACCCTGCTGCTCGCGCTGCTGTTCGCGTCGATGGCGCTCCCGACCGACCCGGTGAGCGTGCTGGCGCTGTTCGAGGAACTGGGCGCTCCCGAGCGCCTCTCGGTCCTCGTCGAGGGGGAGAGCCTCATCAACGACGGCGTCGGCGTCGTCCTGTTCTCGACGTTCCTCGTCCTCGTCGAGGAGGGTGCGGCCACGAGCCGACTGTTCGACCCCGTCGAACTGGCACGCATCGGACTGGACGTGGCCGTCGTCTCGCTGGGCGGCCTGGTGGTCGGCTTCGCCGCGGGGTACGCCGTCTACAGCGTGATGCGCGAACTCGACGAGCACATGACCGAAATCGTCCTGACGTTCGTCCTCGCGTACGGGTCGTTCGTGCTGGCCGAGCACTACCTCCACGTCTCCGGCGTCATCGCCACGGTCGTCGCGGGCCTGTTCATCGGGAACCGCGGCGCCGACTACGCGATGAGCCCGCAGACGAAGGTCAGCATCTTCAACTCGCTGGAGACGGCGGCGTTCCTCGTCAACACGTTCATCTTCATCATGATCGGCGTGACGACCCCCGTCCATACGCTCGCGACCCACGGCCGACTCATCCTGCTGGCCATCCCGCTCGTCCTCCTCGTCCGCGCGGCCATCGTCTACCCCCTCACGACGCTCACCAACCAGTTCGTCGAGCCGAAGGTCTCGACGGCCTACAAGCACGTCCTCGTCTGGGGTGGGCTCCACGGCTCCATCCCCATCGCGCTGGTGCTGGGCCTCCCGCGTGAACTCGCCTCCGGCGCGCCGTTCCCGTTGCGCGAGGAGCTGCGCGCGATGGTGTTCGGCGTCGCCGCGTTCTCGCTGGTCGTCCAGGGGCTGACGATGTCGAACCTGCTCGACCGGCTCGGCGTCGTCACCCGCTCCGAGGCCACCGAACTGTACGAACTCCTCATCGGGCGCGCCCGCGCGGTGGACGAGGCGCTGGAAGCCGCCGAGCGGCTCCACGCCGCCGGCGAGATTCCCGGTGGCGTGTACGAGGACTTCTCCGCCGAGTACGAGCGCGAGAAGGCGGCCCTGAACCGGGCCATCTCGGAGTTGCTGAGCGAGCAACCGGAACTCGCGCGCGAACAGTTGCTCGCAAGCGAGCGGCAGGTGCTCCAGCGCGAGAAGTCCGCCATCATGGACGCCATGCGCAAGGGTGTCGTCAGCGACGACGTAGGCGAGCGGCTGCTGGAGGAACTCGACCTGAAACTCGACCGCGTCCGCGACGGCGAGAGCACCGTCGCCGGCTCCGAGGAGGGGTACACGGAGTTCTGGCGCCGGCGCGCCGAGGAGTACGGCCTCGAGGCCGAACTGGAGACCGCGGAGGCCGACGACGAGGCCCTCGAGCCGGGGCACGGCGCCGAGGCCGACGAGAAGACCAAGGAGCCAGATGAGTGA
- a CDS encoding SDR family NAD(P)-dependent oxidoreductase: MERDDVPAADGVLAAFSLDGDAVLVTGGASGIGTAYAEACAEAGADVMLADIDAEGAESVAADLADATAGDVRSVACDVTDEDDVRAAVDATVDAFGGLDVAFANAGIGRMFNPVHSQSLDHWREVMNVNLDGVFLTTREAAAAMKEDGGGRIVTTASVLGLVGTETPGLSAYVASKGGVVQFTKQAAVELGPDIRVNAIAPGWIHTGIGGGMLREDAPGMEPIQDQMRQETALGRLGYPEDLKGLALFLASPASAYCTGTVYLNDGGYTAT, from the coding sequence ATGGAACGCGACGACGTTCCGGCAGCGGACGGTGTACTGGCGGCCTTCTCGCTCGACGGTGACGCGGTGCTCGTCACGGGTGGAGCCAGCGGCATCGGCACGGCGTACGCCGAAGCGTGCGCTGAGGCCGGCGCCGACGTGATGCTCGCCGATATCGACGCCGAGGGCGCCGAGAGCGTCGCGGCCGACCTCGCGGACGCGACGGCCGGGGACGTACGCTCAGTCGCGTGCGACGTGACCGACGAGGACGACGTGCGCGCGGCCGTCGACGCGACGGTCGACGCGTTCGGCGGCCTCGACGTGGCCTTCGCGAACGCCGGCATCGGCCGGATGTTCAACCCGGTCCACAGCCAGTCGCTGGACCACTGGCGCGAGGTCATGAACGTGAACCTGGACGGCGTCTTCCTCACCACGCGCGAGGCCGCTGCAGCGATGAAGGAGGATGGAGGCGGCCGCATCGTCACGACGGCGTCGGTGCTGGGCCTCGTGGGGACGGAGACGCCCGGCCTCTCGGCGTACGTCGCCTCGAAGGGCGGCGTCGTCCAGTTCACGAAGCAGGCCGCGGTCGAACTGGGCCCGGACATCCGCGTCAACGCCATCGCGCCCGGCTGGATCCACACGGGCATCGGCGGCGGGATGCTCCGCGAGGACGCCCCCGGGATGGAGCCCATCCAGGACCAGATGCGCCAGGAGACCGCGCTCGGACGGCTCGGCTACCCGGAGGACCTGAAGGGGCTGGCACTGTTCCTCGCCTCCCCCGCCTCGGCGTACTGCACGGGCACGGTCTACCTCAACGACGGCGGCTACACGGCGACGTAG
- a CDS encoding TetR/AcrR family transcriptional regulator, translated as MNDETQVAIMDATRRALCEHGNAGLTIQRIADESSLSTAAIHYHYETKEELLNTFLEHLLESFEGKLACEATDPQERLQTLLDAVFPDETRDDRFAVALIEIEAQAPYHEAYRDRLAAMDRRVRDVVADAVRDGVDGGQFREADPEAVARFVATAINGAHVRDVALGEPPDRTQTLIARHLERELGWTPEVPA; from the coding sequence GTGAACGACGAGACGCAGGTCGCCATCATGGATGCGACCCGGCGTGCCCTCTGTGAACACGGCAACGCTGGACTGACCATCCAGCGGATCGCCGACGAGTCCTCGCTGTCGACGGCGGCCATCCACTACCACTACGAGACGAAGGAGGAGCTGCTGAACACCTTCCTCGAGCACCTGTTGGAGTCGTTCGAGGGAAAGCTGGCCTGCGAGGCCACCGACCCCCAGGAGCGGCTGCAGACGCTCCTCGATGCGGTGTTCCCCGACGAGACCCGGGACGACCGCTTCGCCGTCGCGCTCATCGAGATCGAGGCGCAGGCACCCTACCACGAGGCGTATCGCGACCGGCTCGCCGCCATGGACCGTCGGGTACGCGATGTCGTTGCCGACGCCGTCCGTGACGGTGTCGACGGCGGCCAGTTCCGCGAGGCCGACCCCGAGGCGGTCGCGCGGTTCGTCGCGACGGCGATCAACGGGGCCCACGTCAGGGATGTCGCGCTCGGCGAGCCCCCGGACCGGACGCAGACGCTCATCGCGCGGCACCTGGAGCGCGAACTCGGGTGGACCCCGGAGGTGCCCGCGTGA
- a CDS encoding aminotransferase class I/II-fold pyridoxal phosphate-dependent enzyme, with protein sequence MQIEPFALERWFATHEADNLMLAESGIRPLDPTRFDLVPDDFGYVIPTGGDPDLRGRIGDRYDRAADEVLLTCGTQEANFVTFAALMGDHAVVVTPTYQSLHAIPEALGEVTRVELDAADGWRLDPDAVAEAIRPDTALVVLNNPNNPTGRIHDADTVRAVYEHAADAGAYLLCDEVYRPFAGADDGAVELPPPAASLGPYGVSTCGLSKGYGLAGLRFGWLAGPREVVEAAAQWKDYTTISPPAVSQRVAEQVLDPETEAEILAENRDLAARNRDLVGAFVDRHDLGWPDPETGVNAFIEVPDGFFGGQSFCERVVEECSVVLAPGEAFDQPDYFRLGFGDETAHLEEGLERLDGLLERHA encoded by the coding sequence ATGCAGATCGAGCCGTTCGCCCTCGAACGCTGGTTCGCCACCCACGAGGCGGACAACCTGATGCTCGCCGAGTCCGGCATCCGGCCGCTGGACCCGACCCGCTTCGACCTCGTCCCGGACGATTTCGGCTACGTCATCCCGACCGGCGGCGACCCCGACCTCCGGGGACGTATCGGTGACCGCTACGACCGCGCCGCCGACGAGGTGCTCCTGACCTGCGGCACCCAGGAGGCCAACTTCGTCACCTTCGCGGCGCTCATGGGCGACCACGCCGTCGTCGTCACGCCCACCTACCAGTCGCTTCACGCCATTCCCGAGGCGCTCGGCGAGGTGACCCGCGTCGAACTCGATGCGGCCGACGGCTGGCGGCTCGACCCGGACGCCGTCGCCGAGGCCATCCGCCCCGACACGGCGCTGGTGGTGCTCAACAACCCGAACAACCCGACCGGGAGAATCCACGATGCCGACACCGTCCGGGCGGTGTACGAGCACGCCGCCGACGCCGGCGCGTACCTCCTCTGTGACGAGGTGTACCGGCCGTTCGCCGGGGCCGACGACGGGGCGGTCGAGCTGCCGCCCCCCGCGGCGAGTCTGGGTCCCTACGGCGTCTCGACCTGCGGGCTCTCGAAGGGGTACGGGCTCGCGGGCCTGCGCTTCGGCTGGCTCGCCGGCCCCCGCGAGGTCGTCGAGGCCGCCGCCCAGTGGAAGGACTACACCACCATCTCCCCGCCCGCCGTCTCCCAGCGCGTCGCCGAGCAGGTGCTCGACCCCGAGACGGAGGCCGAGATACTGGCCGAGAATCGCGACCTGGCGGCCCGGAACCGCGACCTGGTCGGGGCGTTCGTCGACCGGCACGACCTCGGGTGGCCGGACCCCGAGACCGGCGTGAACGCGTTCATCGAGGTCCCGGACGGGTTCTTCGGCGGGCAATCGTTCTGCGAGCGCGTCGTGGAGGAATGCAGCGTGGTGCTGGCACCCGGCGAGGCGTTCGACCAGCCCGACTACTTCCGCCTGGGCTTCGGAGACGAGACGGCGCACCTGGAGGAGGGACTGGAGCGGCTGGATGGATTGCTCGAACGGCACGCATAG
- a CDS encoding Hsp20/alpha crystallin family protein produces MNAFREALRELPETVFADLLESDDAHRVVMDLPGATADTVDVSIDGGRLRIEARRAKDVPSEFSYVTEDRSLFLDAELPLPPNTTGEGATASVSRGVLTVTLPKRGAAGETRVPVEDA; encoded by the coding sequence ATGAACGCGTTTCGCGAGGCCCTGCGCGAACTCCCGGAGACGGTGTTCGCGGACCTGCTGGAGAGCGACGACGCCCACCGCGTCGTGATGGACCTGCCGGGCGCGACGGCGGACACGGTCGACGTGTCCATCGACGGCGGGCGCCTCCGCATCGAGGCCCGGCGCGCGAAGGACGTGCCGTCGGAGTTCTCGTACGTCACGGAGGACCGGTCGCTGTTCCTCGACGCCGAACTCCCGCTCCCGCCGAACACGACGGGCGAGGGCGCCACCGCGAGCGTGAGCCGGGGCGTCCTGACGGTGACGCTCCCCAAGCGGGGTGCGGCGGGCGAGACACGGGTGCCTGTCGAGGACGCCTGA
- a CDS encoding ABC1 kinase family protein, translating to MNLRAYRRFPVVVYQFLPLLLAYARDRRRFLLFGRARRVDAETRRRRARKLLDSLLTLGPTFIKLGQILSTRPDILPPEYIDEFEQLQDRVPPADWADVRPVIEEDLGPVEDAFESFDTDPISGASLGQVYTATIPEPVEGSPDARREVAVKVRRPGIESLVEADLRIIQFSLPILMRFIDQARSFSMQTLADEFSKTIREEMDYERERGMLEEIRENFREESAVRIPAVDGERSTGRVLTMEYVPGTKISDVEGLDERGFDRTELAETLQRAYLKMLVTDGTFHADPHPGNLAVQDDGRLVFYDFGMSGRVDAFVQDKIVDFYIAVADQDIDAILDTLIELGTLSPEADREVMADVMELAIADARGEDIEQYRVQQIVEQVEDTIYEFPLRLPPNLALVLRVATVVEGVCVTLDPDFDFIDVATDYLRQEGYVEASIREFVEERTEELNDAARSAVRTPPKLEDALDRINRGDLEVEATIDDEEAVFDTLARRLVLGLLLTGTVLSTAILYAFATPVDAIAPGVGAALVLVLLYRSFREQSGISATPQFTRQEMRKRQDE from the coding sequence GTGAACCTCCGCGCGTACCGCCGGTTCCCCGTCGTCGTCTACCAGTTCCTGCCGCTACTGCTGGCCTACGCACGGGACCGGCGGCGGTTCCTCCTGTTCGGCCGAGCCCGGCGTGTCGACGCGGAGACGCGTCGCCGCCGGGCCCGCAAGCTGCTGGACTCGCTGCTGACGCTCGGGCCGACGTTCATCAAACTCGGGCAGATACTCTCGACCCGTCCGGACATCCTCCCCCCGGAGTACATCGACGAGTTCGAGCAACTGCAGGACCGCGTCCCACCGGCGGACTGGGCGGACGTGCGGCCCGTCATCGAGGAGGACCTGGGTCCGGTCGAGGACGCGTTCGAGTCGTTCGACACGGACCCCATCAGCGGCGCGTCGCTCGGGCAGGTGTACACGGCGACCATCCCGGAACCGGTCGAGGGGAGCCCGGACGCCCGCCGCGAGGTCGCGGTGAAGGTCCGGCGACCGGGCATCGAGTCGCTGGTCGAGGCCGACCTCCGCATCATCCAGTTCTCGCTGCCCATCCTGATGCGGTTCATCGACCAGGCCCGGTCGTTCTCGATGCAGACGCTCGCCGACGAGTTCTCGAAGACCATCCGCGAGGAGATGGACTACGAGCGCGAGCGCGGGATGCTGGAGGAGATCCGGGAGAACTTTCGGGAGGAATCGGCGGTCCGTATCCCCGCGGTGGATGGCGAGCGCTCGACGGGCCGCGTGCTGACGATGGAGTACGTCCCCGGGACGAAGATCTCCGACGTGGAGGGGCTCGACGAGCGGGGCTTCGACCGGACGGAACTGGCCGAGACGCTCCAGCGCGCCTACCTGAAGATGCTCGTCACCGACGGTACCTTCCACGCCGACCCGCACCCGGGGAACCTCGCCGTGCAGGACGACGGCCGGCTCGTCTTCTACGACTTCGGGATGTCCGGCCGCGTCGACGCCTTCGTTCAGGACAAGATCGTCGACTTCTACATCGCCGTCGCGGACCAGGACATCGACGCCATCCTCGATACGCTCATCGAACTCGGGACGCTCTCGCCCGAGGCCGACCGCGAGGTGATGGCGGACGTCATGGAACTGGCCATCGCTGACGCGCGCGGCGAGGACATCGAGCAGTACCGCGTCCAGCAGATCGTCGAGCAGGTCGAGGACACCATCTACGAGTTCCCGCTACGCCTCCCACCCAACCTCGCGCTCGTGTTGCGTGTGGCGACGGTCGTCGAGGGGGTCTGCGTGACGCTGGACCCGGACTTCGACTTCATCGACGTCGCCACCGACTACCTCCGACAGGAGGGGTACGTCGAGGCAAGCATCCGCGAGTTCGTCGAGGAGCGCACCGAGGAGCTCAACGACGCGGCCCGGTCGGCCGTCCGCACCCCACCGAAACTGGAGGACGCGCTCGACCGCATCAACCGTGGCGACCTCGAGGTCGAGGCCACCATCGACGACGAGGAGGCCGTCTTCGACACGCTGGCCCGGCGGCTGGTGCTGGGGCTCCTGTTAACGGGAACCGTCCTCTCGACGGCCATCCTCTACGCCTTCGCGACGCCCGTCGACGCCATCGCGCCGGGTGTCGGTGCAGCGCTCGTCCTCGTGCTCCTGTACCGCTCGTTCCGCGAGCAGAGCGGCATCAGCGCGACGCCACAGTTCACCCGCCAGGAGATGCGAAAGCGGCAGGACGAGTAA
- a CDS encoding NYN domain-containing protein, whose translation MGLLDGLFGGGPDRVALFVDGPNVLRSEFDTDLDEVRAAAAAMGRPVITRVYLDEQASSGLIQAAEARGYEVVITSGDVDVKLAVDAATAVTDGDCDVLAVASRDTDFKPVLELAARRGCRTLAIAPGTHGRSDALRNAAHEAVTLGE comes from the coding sequence ATGGGACTCCTCGACGGACTGTTCGGCGGCGGCCCGGACCGCGTCGCGCTGTTCGTCGACGGACCGAACGTCCTGCGGAGCGAGTTCGACACGGACCTCGACGAGGTCCGGGCGGCCGCGGCCGCGATGGGTCGCCCCGTCATCACCCGCGTCTACCTCGACGAGCAGGCCTCCTCGGGGCTCATCCAGGCCGCCGAGGCCCGGGGCTACGAGGTCGTCATCACGAGCGGTGACGTGGACGTGAAACTGGCCGTGGACGCCGCCACGGCTGTCACCGACGGCGACTGCGACGTCCTCGCCGTGGCCTCCAGGGACACCGATTTCAAACCCGTCCTCGAGCTGGCGGCCCGGCGTGGCTGCCGGACGCTGGCCATCGCACCGGGCACCCACGGCCGGTCGGACGCACTCCGGAACGCCGCGCACGAGGCCGTGACGCTCGGGGAGTAA